Proteins from a single region of Cydia pomonella isolate Wapato2018A unplaced genomic scaffold, ilCydPomo1 PGA_scaffold_180, whole genome shotgun sequence:
- the LOC133533569 gene encoding mucin-2-like, with the protein MVMLFTFQMRRQARISCGGALVGRSASALQVWLWLLIYVFQNEFRISRSIEPGYLDFDNLPETNFTCAGKVIGGYYADLETSCQMFHVCTVGQQDEPMDIKFLCLNGTVFDQETRVCERVDEVDCTKSEKFYSLNLELYGSTLAPPIMQPDQSKPQGETTEQTNQQTKPSKTASPAPPPAAEPPAQSDKTHIIQAEIEDSTEDPVLDTKKEEHQNNNHYLPTSSGFTSPEHEEANEENQEEEEFDNENPDYDDDYSPSTTTLTHAPTTTTTTTTTSTTTTRKPQPTATFTPSTLFHHQPPSGPYLNPSQSPPLSSLSPPSHASSLASVSASPTSDPSLLSPQEFIYRHRGPGSEAISFQRQSFRPADGVFITHAPPHQFDHFQYESSRTAPRPAPFVQKPQPFRPTTLDPRDQLLRPGPTSQSSERHEMAVKHKQQPQGYLPLPAQRPLPFDPFYYDRKRSDESVVPDNESTLSARSVAPPHAPQNKPKSPPRVIVTASASVSDSNGKRLNYTVGNVVSAVKPIVPINYDDYKESDLIFDPFFLDVPKLQKRRKIRSNQKRRIFTIPATATVSSELVTSKHVVTKASVTSRATTTDSMSTTIPTTTTAAWNPNDYVDDNYEPHAYVHSMPPLAILHYERKTYDKHEGKPNKDSVTVKTDNSKQDHRLILVSRPTSSVAQTTSSQSIGAGAAPPAASPPPPPPLEAPTCAFPGTTDCRTHA; encoded by the exons ATGGTGATGTTGTTTACTTTCCAGATGCGGCGGCAGGCTCGGATCTCATGCGGCGGCGCGCTGGTTGGGCGCTCCGCCTCGGCGTTACaag tatgGCTGTGGCTACTGATATACGTATTCCAAAACGAATTTCGGATATCGAGGTCCATCGAACCAGGA TACTTGGACTTCGACAACCTCCCCGAGACGAACTTCACGTGCGCTGGCAAGGTCATCGGCGGCTACTACGCAGACCTCGAGACCTCATGCCAGATGTTCCACGTGTGCACCGTGGGCCAGCAGGACGAGCCCATGGACATCAAGTTCCTTTGCCTTAACGGCACCGTCTTTGATCAG GAGACAAGAGTATGTGAACGGGTGGATGAAGTAGATTGTACAAAGTCTgaaaagttttatagtttaaatttagaattataTGGGAGCACACTCGCACCACCCATAATGCAGCCAGACCAATCTAAACCTCAAGGAGAAACGACTGAACAAACAAATCAACAAACCAAACCAAGTAAAACGGCAAGCCCTGCGCCCCCTCCAGCAGCTGAGCCTCCTGCACAAAGTGATAAAACACACATAATCCAAGCAGAGATCGAGGATTCGACGGAAGACCCTGTATTAGATACGAAAAAAGAAGAGcatcaaaataataatcattatcTCCCAACTAGTTCTGGGTTTACGTCGCCTGAGCACGAAGAAGCCAACGagg aaaatcaagaagaagaagaattcgATAACGAAAATCCTGATTACGACGATGATTACTCTCCCTCTACAACTACTCTCACGCACGCTCCGACCACTACCACAACAACAACGACTACTTCAACAACTACCACTAGAAAGCCGCAACCTACTGCAACATTTACGCCATCCACTTTATTTCACCACCAACCTCCTTCTGGGCCATATTTGAATCCCTCACAAAGCCCTCCGTTGTCGTCTCTGTCTCCTCCGTCGCACGCCTCCTCACTAGCTTCTGTGTCTGCATCACCTACTTCTGATCCGTCACTCTTATCTCCACAAGAATTTATCTACCGACACCGAGGACCTGGTTCGGAGGCTATTTCGTTTCAGCGCCAAAGTTTTCGTCCTGCTGACGGAGTTTTTATAACCCATGCTCCTCCTCATCAGTTTGATCATTTCCAATATGAATCATCCCGTACCGCACCACGACCAGCGCCTTTTGTACAGAAGCCTCAACCTTTCCGACCTACTACCTTAGATCCCCGGGATCAACTATTGCGTCCAGGGCCAACTTCACAATCATCTGAACGCCATGAAATGGCAGTGAAGCATAAACAACAACCTCAAGGTTACCTGCCCTTGCCGGCTCAGAGGCCTTTACCTTTTGATCCATTCTATTATGATCGTAAGAGGAGCGATGAATCAGTTGTACCCGATAACGAATCAACTCTTTCTGCGCGATCTGTTGCACCACCTCACGCGCCACAGAACAAGCCAAAAAGCCCACCGCGGGTTATTGTCACCGCCAGCGCTTCGGTCAGCGATAGCAACGGGAAGAGATTAAACTACACTGTTGGAAACGTTGTCAGTGCAGTGAAACCCATTGTGCCAATAAACTACGACGACTACAAGGAGTCAGATCTTATATTTGATCCATTCTTTCTCGATGtgccaaaattacaaaaacgaaGGAAGATTAGATCGAATCAGAAGAGAAGGATTTTTACAATCCCCGCGACCGCAACTGTGTCGTCTGAATTAGTAACTAGTAAGCATGTTGTTACCAAGGCTTCAGTCACGTCTAGGGCTACAACCACAGATAGTATGAGCACTACCATTCCCACCACTACTACTGCAGCGTGGAACCCAAACGATTACGTCGACGATAACTATGAACCGCATGCTTACGTTCATTCTATGCCTCCGCTCGCTATTCTTCATTATGAAAGAAAAACATATGATAAACATGAGGGAAAGCCTAACAAAGACTCAGTAACGGTTAAAACCGATAACTCTAAACAAGATCATCGTTTGATACTTGTGTCGAGGCCGACGTCGTCTGTAGCGCAGACAACCTCTAGTCAAAGCATAGGCGCGGGCGCAGCGCCCCCCGCCGCGTCTCCGCCGCCCCCGCCGCCCCTAGAAGCGCCCACTTGCGCGTTTCCGGGTACCACTGACTGTCGGACCCATGCCTAA
- the LOC133533570 gene encoding uncharacterized protein LOC133533570 isoform X2, which translates to MANFNILTVREMIDASFGETDSNCPVNLKMVGSVLFILARRMELLKRHFKVEVHQKIAPKSTFVVTEIKIHTKGKKKKRKARLLVDESGKIRRPQKRSSLPSYKIPPRQRFSDDSSTETSSTEERSTKKSHKRTGEKHLQTKRLAQVYRSEQLIARKYCHETSPSERERTRKHSDGRSPAAHQRVYTGKSLASRQNTKKYSDEMSSARQGKPQKYSDDMSQSERRKDIKSTAERKRDYSETYPSERSRSGKHSDERSWDLGQGSERNRARNYYSPSDEPSSESAISGETRTKKPFDHKGKTDSERRSKSYTGIFRGKEIHERKITFQSSDDDVIETQHEKIYIVATVITPSGENIRGSTDNWNPVVTQEQYNRLLAKIRKLQSKFRISKKFDDLTKTTSMTHPKAAMNISVRLDRAENRLAHLLKIVTQLASQVPKTELQAVLNEISVSGNEPKSFKISGPQSDPITGLLEAHDTDNQTFQASGGQAFESSLGGQAVVPSKLQENVRHGEMNDELEKILFSVVREIQQAIADARIEKCGRALGGNEIRVALIQKHFNEIFGLHYKIEKCGKAVADIDERMTTQIALFQDNLLLMQADLETALDKVADSLLSPKEDAAAVAQIVETFLEYKSDLVNTEYIQVELKHDIEHYLKKLETLAKKVELLRNRKCTRQQMFEALSDKLTLKDINGLLTQSQFGAVTASNKDTFQNLRLKIFSKECDWQFAIDNFVAKCGACADIIQLATLNDSMQQRFTRMDKDLDDMFTIVMPPKTYPTDKKVQRDEKCLSCGAPTEVVKDELNLRLWQEIISTAPVPADKTKFKYGEIAGICIPGRPIPHPLEQGSYICEHDCGEIVNTTEELLELFIKRLNPDSPNSAAVPDTDKTQVGDH; encoded by the exons atggcaaattttaacattttgacCGTCAGGGAAATGATAGACGCTTCTTTTGGTGAAACAGAT AGCAACTGTCCTGTTAACTTAAAAATGGTTGGGTCTGTTTTATTCATTCTTGCGAGGCGTATGGAACTACTTAAAAGACACTTCAAAGTTGAAGTCCACCAAAAAATTGCTCCAAAATCCACCTTTGTAGTGACTGAAATAAAAATTCACACTaaaggaaagaaaaaaaaacgaaaggCCAGATTGTTAGTAGATGAATCAGGTAAAATACGTAGGCCACAAAAGCGTTCCAGTTTGCCAAGTTATAAAATACCCCCTCGACAGCGTTTTTCTGATGACAGTTCTACCGAAACGTCTTCGACTGAAGAACGTTCAACCAAAAAATCTCATAAGCGTACAGGTGAAAAACATTTACAAACCAAGCGTCTAGCTCAAGTATATAGGTCTGAGCAGCTTATAGCTCGAAAGTACTGTCATGAAACATCTCCATCTGAACGAGAAAGAACCAGAAAACACTCTGATGGAAGATCTCCAGCCGCCCATCAAAGAGTATACACGGGAAAGTCTCTTGCTTCACGACAAAATACCAAAAAGTATTCCGATGAAATGTCTTCAGCGAGACAAGGTAAACCTCAAAAGTACTCTGACGACATGTCTCAATCCGAAAGACGTAAGGATATAAAATCTACAGCCGAACGAAAAAGGGACTATAGCGAAACATATCCCTCCGAGCGAAGTAGATCAGGAAAGCATTCCGATGAAAGGTCTTGGGACTTAGGTCAAGGATCTGAACGAAATAGAGCGAGGAACTATTACTCGCCATCTGACGAACCTTCCAGTGAAAGTGCAATTAGTGGCGAAACTAGAACAAAAAAACCTTTTGACCATAAAGGTAAAACCGATTCTGAAAGAAGATCAAAGTCATATACTGGCATATTTAGAGGG aaagaaatacatgaaagaaaaattacatttcaatCCAGTGATGATGATGTTATAG AAACACAGCACGAGAAAATATATATCG TTGCCACCGTCATAACACCGTCGGGAGAAAACATAC gagGTTCGACCGACAATTGGAATCCAGTGGTAACCCAAGAACAGTATAATCGTCTGCTAGCGAAAATCCGGAAACTACAGAGCAAATTTAGAATCTCAAAAAAATTTGACGATCTTACAAAAACCACTTCCATGACTCATCCCAAAGCAGCTATGAATATTTCGGTACGGCTAGATAGAGCAGAAAACAGACTTGCGCATTTATTGAAGATTGTCACACAACTCGCAAGTCAAGTACCGAAAACAGAACTACAAGCAGTTTTGAACGAAATATCTGTGTCGGGGAATGAACCCAAAAGCTTTAAAATATCAGGCCCTCAATCAGATCCAATAACGGGGCTGCTAGAAGCGCATGACACCGACAACCAAACATTTCAAGCGTCTGGTGGTCAGGCTTTTGAATCTAGTCTAGGAGGTCAAGCTGTAGTACCTAGTAAACTACAAGAAAACGTGAGACATGGAGAAATGAA tgaTGAACtggaaaaaatacttttctCCGTTGTAAGAGAGATACAACAGGCAATCGCCGATGCAAGAATTGAAAAATGTGGCCGAGCTCTAGGAGGAAACG AGATCCGAGTAGCTTtaattcaaaaacattttaatgaaatattcgGATTGCATTATAAGATCGAAAAATGTGGAAAAGCAGTTGCTGATATTGATGAGCGTATGACAACCCAG ATAGCTTTGTTTCAAGATAACTTACTGCTGATGCAAGCCGACTTGGAAACGGCATTGGACAAAGTCGCCGACTCTTTGTTGTCTCCAAAAGAAGATGCGGCtg ccgTTGCACAAATAGTTGAGACCTTTTTAGAATATAAAAGTGATTTAGTCAACACAGAATACATACAAGTTGAATTGAAGCATGATATTGaacattatcttaaaaaattGGAA ACTCTTGCGAAAAAAGTTGAACTGCTTCGCAATCGAAAGTGTACTCGACAACAAATGTTTGAAGCACTAAGCGATAAGTTGACTCTTAAGGACATAAACGGTTTGCTGACTCAATCTCAATTTGGCGCTGTAACCGCAAGTAACAAAGATACCTTTCAAAATCTcagattgaaaatattttcaaaggaaTGTGATTGGCAG TTCGCAATAGACAACTTCGTTGCAAAATGCGGAGCGTGTGCTGATATAATCCAATTAGCCACATTAAACGACAGTATGCAGCAACGTTTTACGAGAATGGATAAGGATTTAGACGACATGTTTACGATTGTTATGCCACCTAAGACATATCCAACGGATAAAAAAGTACAACGCGACGAGAAATGTTTATCATGTGGAGCACCAACCGAAGTAGTGAAGGATGAGCTTAATCTGAGACTTTGGCAAGAAATTATTTCTACAGCACCTGTTCCTGCCGATAAAACCAAATTTAAATACGGAGAAATCGCAGGAATTTGCATACCTGGACGACCGATCCCACATCCTCTTGAGCAAGG TTCATATATTTGCGAACACGATTGCGGTGAAATTGTTAACACAACAGAGgagttgttagaattgtttATAAAAAGGCTGAACCCAGACTCGCCGAATAGCGCTGCAGTCCCTGACACTGACAAG ACACAAGTCGGAGACCACTAA
- the LOC133533570 gene encoding uncharacterized protein LOC133533570 isoform X1 has translation MANFNILTVREMIDASFGETDSNCPVNLKMVGSVLFILARRMELLKRHFKVEVHQKIAPKSTFVVTEIKIHTKGKKKKRKARLLVDESGKIRRPQKRSSLPSYKIPPRQRFSDDSSTETSSTEERSTKKSHKRTGEKHLQTKRLAQVYRSEQLIARKYCHETSPSERERTRKHSDGRSPAAHQRVYTGKSLASRQNTKKYSDEMSSARQGKPQKYSDDMSQSERRKDIKSTAERKRDYSETYPSERSRSGKHSDERSWDLGQGSERNRARNYYSPSDEPSSESAISGETRTKKPFDHKGKTDSERRSKSYTGIFRGKEIHERKITFQSSDDDVIETQHEKIYIVATVITPSGENIRGSTDNWNPVVTQEQYNRLLAKIRKLQSKFRISKKFDDLTKTTSMTHPKAAMNISVRLDRAENRLAHLLKIVTQLASQVPKTELQAVLNEISVSGNEPKSFKISGPQSDPITGLLEAHDTDNQTFQASGGQAFESSLGGQAVVPSKLQENVRHGEMNDELEKILFSVVREIQQAIADARIEKCGRALGGNEIRVALIQKHFNEIFGLHYKIEKCGKAVADIDERMTTQIALFQDNLLLMQADLETALDKVADSLLSPKEDAAAVAQIVETFLEYKSDLVNTEYIQVELKHDIEHYLKKLETLAKKVELLRNRKCTRQQMFEALSDKLTLKDINGLLTQSQFGAVTASNKDTFQNLRLKIFSKECDWQFAIDNFVAKCGACADIIQLATLNDSMQQRFTRMDKDLDDMFTIVMPPKTYPTDKKVQRDEKCLSCGAPTEVVKDELNLRLWQEIISTAPVPADKTKFKYGEIAGICIPGRPIPHPLEQGSYICEHDCGEIVNTTEELLELFIKRLNPDSPNSAAVPDTDKVNNTLTSIYYIDVDNYENISQFFAN, from the exons atggcaaattttaacattttgacCGTCAGGGAAATGATAGACGCTTCTTTTGGTGAAACAGAT AGCAACTGTCCTGTTAACTTAAAAATGGTTGGGTCTGTTTTATTCATTCTTGCGAGGCGTATGGAACTACTTAAAAGACACTTCAAAGTTGAAGTCCACCAAAAAATTGCTCCAAAATCCACCTTTGTAGTGACTGAAATAAAAATTCACACTaaaggaaagaaaaaaaaacgaaaggCCAGATTGTTAGTAGATGAATCAGGTAAAATACGTAGGCCACAAAAGCGTTCCAGTTTGCCAAGTTATAAAATACCCCCTCGACAGCGTTTTTCTGATGACAGTTCTACCGAAACGTCTTCGACTGAAGAACGTTCAACCAAAAAATCTCATAAGCGTACAGGTGAAAAACATTTACAAACCAAGCGTCTAGCTCAAGTATATAGGTCTGAGCAGCTTATAGCTCGAAAGTACTGTCATGAAACATCTCCATCTGAACGAGAAAGAACCAGAAAACACTCTGATGGAAGATCTCCAGCCGCCCATCAAAGAGTATACACGGGAAAGTCTCTTGCTTCACGACAAAATACCAAAAAGTATTCCGATGAAATGTCTTCAGCGAGACAAGGTAAACCTCAAAAGTACTCTGACGACATGTCTCAATCCGAAAGACGTAAGGATATAAAATCTACAGCCGAACGAAAAAGGGACTATAGCGAAACATATCCCTCCGAGCGAAGTAGATCAGGAAAGCATTCCGATGAAAGGTCTTGGGACTTAGGTCAAGGATCTGAACGAAATAGAGCGAGGAACTATTACTCGCCATCTGACGAACCTTCCAGTGAAAGTGCAATTAGTGGCGAAACTAGAACAAAAAAACCTTTTGACCATAAAGGTAAAACCGATTCTGAAAGAAGATCAAAGTCATATACTGGCATATTTAGAGGG aaagaaatacatgaaagaaaaattacatttcaatCCAGTGATGATGATGTTATAG AAACACAGCACGAGAAAATATATATCG TTGCCACCGTCATAACACCGTCGGGAGAAAACATAC gagGTTCGACCGACAATTGGAATCCAGTGGTAACCCAAGAACAGTATAATCGTCTGCTAGCGAAAATCCGGAAACTACAGAGCAAATTTAGAATCTCAAAAAAATTTGACGATCTTACAAAAACCACTTCCATGACTCATCCCAAAGCAGCTATGAATATTTCGGTACGGCTAGATAGAGCAGAAAACAGACTTGCGCATTTATTGAAGATTGTCACACAACTCGCAAGTCAAGTACCGAAAACAGAACTACAAGCAGTTTTGAACGAAATATCTGTGTCGGGGAATGAACCCAAAAGCTTTAAAATATCAGGCCCTCAATCAGATCCAATAACGGGGCTGCTAGAAGCGCATGACACCGACAACCAAACATTTCAAGCGTCTGGTGGTCAGGCTTTTGAATCTAGTCTAGGAGGTCAAGCTGTAGTACCTAGTAAACTACAAGAAAACGTGAGACATGGAGAAATGAA tgaTGAACtggaaaaaatacttttctCCGTTGTAAGAGAGATACAACAGGCAATCGCCGATGCAAGAATTGAAAAATGTGGCCGAGCTCTAGGAGGAAACG AGATCCGAGTAGCTTtaattcaaaaacattttaatgaaatattcgGATTGCATTATAAGATCGAAAAATGTGGAAAAGCAGTTGCTGATATTGATGAGCGTATGACAACCCAG ATAGCTTTGTTTCAAGATAACTTACTGCTGATGCAAGCCGACTTGGAAACGGCATTGGACAAAGTCGCCGACTCTTTGTTGTCTCCAAAAGAAGATGCGGCtg ccgTTGCACAAATAGTTGAGACCTTTTTAGAATATAAAAGTGATTTAGTCAACACAGAATACATACAAGTTGAATTGAAGCATGATATTGaacattatcttaaaaaattGGAA ACTCTTGCGAAAAAAGTTGAACTGCTTCGCAATCGAAAGTGTACTCGACAACAAATGTTTGAAGCACTAAGCGATAAGTTGACTCTTAAGGACATAAACGGTTTGCTGACTCAATCTCAATTTGGCGCTGTAACCGCAAGTAACAAAGATACCTTTCAAAATCTcagattgaaaatattttcaaaggaaTGTGATTGGCAG TTCGCAATAGACAACTTCGTTGCAAAATGCGGAGCGTGTGCTGATATAATCCAATTAGCCACATTAAACGACAGTATGCAGCAACGTTTTACGAGAATGGATAAGGATTTAGACGACATGTTTACGATTGTTATGCCACCTAAGACATATCCAACGGATAAAAAAGTACAACGCGACGAGAAATGTTTATCATGTGGAGCACCAACCGAAGTAGTGAAGGATGAGCTTAATCTGAGACTTTGGCAAGAAATTATTTCTACAGCACCTGTTCCTGCCGATAAAACCAAATTTAAATACGGAGAAATCGCAGGAATTTGCATACCTGGACGACCGATCCCACATCCTCTTGAGCAAGG TTCATATATTTGCGAACACGATTGCGGTGAAATTGTTAACACAACAGAGgagttgttagaattgtttATAAAAAGGCTGAACCCAGACTCGCCGAATAGCGCTGCAGTCCCTGACACTGACAAGGTTAATAATACACTTACTTCGATTTATTATATTGACGTAGACAACTACGAGAACATCTCACAGTTTTTTGCAAATTAG
- the LOC133533571 gene encoding uncharacterized protein LOC133533571: MSDTIMSVQELIDTAFPDEITNSTINFRLLKTVIIIIANQLRVLHRQVQVSVDRSVKRSKTSIYPSQTISEIRIQVGNKDRQTRVSKEGGKRKAEERRGQHVKRNEERSSKDEGKVNVKEKSKDEENSKQEEETKKGLETYQSERSIKKKVRKDKTERQKERGVKVHSSKTIMHSVSDGTEEHVEYDKGDPLLQEAASIRDTNEDDMEELREREIRIISQRADSHEDPALSPSPMASVHSFGKENLLIVSPQGRIPRVSVVTKEQFDELANVVHELEARFDPIGIPNFPENAEFLKALRSGASLTEAMAAFQMSARLQTFEKAFEIMTSLLTELAKKTPGVNVSQFQELETNFARGGVLNEISLPRKEEHVKADWVSRDEFNNAMHELYDEVMQVVKKGSKTTGTDTKNTELLLGQLERKIESVNYRERIENLEAEITEYAEKFINLDFSLSSQIGSYQEQLTQMQYQLETGIENMVDKVAHIRTAPEALKELNIRLDTLQQDLENTTVELKDLRTFQNNMTLDLARIWKEIELIRDAKADREEIADVLRDKAGIENLNGMVSTGEFNAVCADMETKINASYNKFNNQELIWQMAIDDLAKSISEKGDWKDICALREDINHHLNNLKDKVDKLIEVVGEPRAAAIRKKLFSDADCVCCGTPASMNIEVPVQRLPNFTKTRASADGAQAPNVPKEDGDHEGLCIPGRPVAHPKDARSHICQRFCGGSHTLIPSVTRVPPGVTVTQCPRENTTTIGSDGKAYKTDEYIELKPCEQCNVPKVNPQMKKNADEEASKPAITQRNTSSFAIMEEMSWMAAHKRSEASENRALPSFDDENYVI, translated from the exons atgTCTGATACTATTATGAGTGTTCAGGAATTAATAGACACCGCCTTTCCGGATGAAata ACAAATAGTACAATCAACTTTCGATTGTTGAAAACAGTAATAATCATAATTGCCAACCAATTGAGAGTCCTTCACCGACAAGTGCAAGTTTCCGTTGACCGAAGTGTAAAGCGCTCCAAAACAAGTATATATCCCAGTCAAACTATTTCTGAAATTAGAATACAAGTTGGCAATAAAGATAGGCAAACCAGAGTTAGCAAAGAAGGGGGCAAAAGAAAGGCAGAGGAGAGAAGAGGACAACATGTGAAGAGAAATGAGGAACGAAGTTCAAAAGACGAAGGAAAGGTTAATGTAAAAGAAAAATCGAAAGATGAAGAAAACTCTAAGCAAGAAGAAGAAACAAAGAAAGGGTTGGAAACTTACCAAAGCGAAAGAAGTATCAAAAAGAAAGTAAGAAAAGATAAAACGGAACGCCAAAAAGAACGAGGTGTAAAAGTTCATTCCAGCAAGACTATCATGCATTCCGTGTCTGACGGTACTGAGGAGCATGTAGAGTATGACAAAGGCGACCCCCTATTACAAGAAGCAGCTTCAATACGCGATACTAACGAAGAT GACATGGAAGAGCTGCGAGAGCGAGAAATCAGGATCATAAGTCAG CGAGCCGATTCTCATGAAGATCCTGCTTTATCGCCATCTCCGATGGCTTCAGTGCATTCATTCG GCAAGGAAAATCTACTTATAG TTTCACCTCAAG GTCGCATTCCACGCGTAAGTGTGGTGACTAAAGAACAATTCGATGAATTAGCTAATGTCGTTCATGAACTCGAAGCCCGATTTGACCCGATAGGCATCCCAAATTTTCCCGAAAATGCAGAGTTTTTGAAAGCTCTTCGATCCGGAGCTTCTCTTACGGAAGCAATGGCGGCTTTTCAAATGTCAGCAAGACTACAGACCTTCGAAAAAGCCTTCGAAATTATGACATCCTTACTCACTGAACTGGCTAAAAAGACTCCAGGAGTTAATGTGTCACAATTTCAAGAATTGGAAACAAACTTTGCTCGTGGAGGTGTTCTTAATGAGATCAGCTTGCCACGTAAAGAGGAACATGTAAAAGCTGATTGGGTATCCCGCGACGAATTTAA CAACGCTATGCATGAGTTGTACGATGAAGTTATGCAAGTCGTAAAAAAAGGTTCTAAAACTACTGGCACTGATACCAAAAATACTGAATTATTGTTAGGACAACTTG AAAGAAAAATAGAATCGGTAAATTACCGAGAACGTATTGAAAATTTAGAAGCAGAAATCACAGAATATGCTGAAAAGTTTATTAACCTAGACTTTAGCCTCTCATCACAG ATTGGCAGCTATCAAGAACAGTTGACTCAGATGCAGTATCAACTAGAAACAGGAATAGAAAATATGGTAGACAAAGTAGCTCATATACGCACTGCACCGGAAG CTCTAAAGGAATTAAATATACGACTAGACACATTGCAGCAAGATTTAGAAAATACAACAGTTGAACTGAAGGATCTGAGGACTTTTCAGAATAATATGACTCTGGACCTAGCG AGAATATGGAAAGAAATTGAGTTAATACGTGATGCCAAGGCCGATCGAGAAGAGATTGCTGATGTGCTCCGCGATAAAGCGGGCATCGAAAACCTGAACGGGATGGTCTCCACGGGGGAATTTAATGCAGTTTGTGCGGATATGGAAACAAAGATTAATGCTTCATATAACAAGTTCAATAATCAAGAACTCATTTGGCAG ATGGCTATAGATGACCTTGCTAAATCAATAAGTGAAAAGGGTGATTGGAAAGATATCTGTGCTCTTCGTGAGGACATAAACCACCATCTCAATAACCTGAAAGACAAGGTAGACAAGCTGATAGAGGTAGTTGGTGAACCTCGTGCTGCCGCCATTAGGAAGAAACTCTTCAGTGACGCCGACTGCGTATGCTGCGGTACTCCTGCCAGTATGAATATAGAAGTTCCTGTGCAGAGGCTACCTAATTTTACTAAGACAAGAGCATCAGCAGACGGCGCCCAAGCTCCTAACGTACCAAAAGAAGATGGGGACCATGAAGGACTATGTATTCCGGGACGCCCTGTAGCGCATCCTAAGGATGCAAG AAGCCATATATGCCAGCGGTTTTGCGGTGGCTCACACACTCTTATACCATCTGTGACTCGAGTTCCTCCAGGTGTAACTGTCACTCAATGTCCACGGGAAAATACGACTACGATCGGCAGTGACGGAAAG gCTTATAAGACTGACGAGTACATAGAACTTAAGCCTTGTGAACAATGTAACGTTCCGAAAGTAAATCCGCAGATGAAGAAAAACGCTGATGAGGAAG CCTCGAAACCGGCTATTACCCAGAGAAATACTTCATCATTCGCCATAATGGAAGAAATGTCTTGGATGGCAGCGCATAAACGTAGCGAAGCATCTGAAAATCGAGCTTTGCCTTCatttgatgatgaaaattatgttatttaa